One genomic window of Salvia miltiorrhiza cultivar Shanhuang (shh) chromosome 4, IMPLAD_Smil_shh, whole genome shotgun sequence includes the following:
- the LOC131022965 gene encoding uncharacterized protein LOC131022965, whose protein sequence is MAAVNQRSMRDFARPVVEPKTSSIVLGDAAKNYVLKPMHFSQLPSFYGMPSEDALNFIREFYSVVTDFPPQGLNTDQLKMKCFPYTLKDKAKVWFMSLEPNSLRNWDAVYEKFMAKYYSNQKTQELRAQIVTFAQNSGETFHEAWDRFRSLQRQCPHHHLPPALLNQFFYDGLAQNFQYMVDNAAGGDIGNRTAEEVNNIFETMASNSQQKSARGGRRAAVNEATPSYDVTRQLAELTRQVELLRVKDSKSQQVMSVETCGICGESGHGANLCPKMGEPIFEDEAQVNALQGFQPRPKLDPFAPTYNPGWRNHPNFSWRQNQGQCPSQNAQNFQQPQQPNQPQYQQQQPGFYRQQQYPNQQAPPKKPSLEDSLNAFIQSTNQRFESVEASIKRIETQVGQIAGTVGKLDQQNTRDKLPSHSEQAHAISILRSGKVVDNKVEYPQADESSSQEAESSKSGEKKEDAKEEEEKKDNGLHKAANPYTPPIPFPSRLRNAKQDQQFNDFYKLLSKVNVNLPLLDMIRNVPAYVKFFKELASKKRKFADDEKIVVSEVASAILQQQLPPKQRDPGSFVIKIALGNGKEASGMLDLGAGINLMPFSIFEQLELGDLKPTRLCLQLADRSVRYPKGIVEDILVKVGGLIIPVDFVVLDVGDVRENGKEHTLLLGRPFMATTNTLIDVKNGTL, encoded by the coding sequence ATGGCAGCAGTAAATCAAAGGAGTATGAGGGATTTTGCTCGTCCGGTGGTTGAACCGAAAACCTCTAGTATAGTTCTTGGAGATGCTGCTAAGAATTATGTGCTCAAGCCTATGCATTTTAGCCAGCTACCTTCTTTCTATGGAATGCCTTCAGAAGATGCATTGAACTTCATCAGAGAGTTCTATTCTGTGGTTACTGATTTTCCTCCACAAGGACTCAACACGGATCAATTGAAGATGAAGTGTTTTCCATACACTTTGAAGGACAAAGCTAAGGTGTGGTTCATGTCTCTTGAACCAAATTCTCTACGGAATTGGGATGCTGTTTACGAGAAATTCATGGCTAAGTACTACTCCAACCAGAAAACTCAAGAATTGAGAGCACAAATTGTCACATTTGCTCAAAATTCTGGTGAGACTTTTCATGAGGCATGGGATCGATTTCGGAGTCTTCAGCGACAATGTCCACATCATCATCTACCACCTGCATTGCTTAATCAGTTTTTCTATGATGGTTTGGCTCAAAACTTTCAATACATGGTGGATAACGCTGCAGGAGGAGATATTGGTAATAGGACAGCCGAAGAGGTCAATAACATATTTGAGACGATGGCCTCGAATTCTCAACAAAAGAGTGCTAGAGGAGGAAGGAGGGCAGCCGTCAATGAAGCTACGCCAAGCTATGATGTTACAAGGCAACTTGCCGAGTTGACTAGGCAAGTGGAACTTTTGAGGGTGAAAGACTCTAAATCTCAACAAGTGATGTCAGTCGAGACTTGTGGGATTTGTGGAGAATCTGGACATGGAGCAAATTTATGCCCGAAAATGGGAGAGCCTATATTTGAGGATGAGGCACAAGTTAATGCTTTGCAAGGTTTTCAACCTCGTCCTAAACTAGACCCATTTGCTCCAACTTACAATCCGGGTTGGAGGAATCATCCAAACTTCTCTTGGAGACAAAATCAAGGTCAATGTCCGAGTCAGAATGCTCAGAATTTTCAGCAGCCACAACAACCAAATCagccacagtatcagcagcaaCAACCGGGATTCTATCGACAACAGCAGTATCCCAACCAACAAGCTCCACCGAAGAAGCCTTCATTGGAAGATTCACTGAATGCATTTATCCAGTCAACTAATCAAAGATTTGAGTCCGTTGaagcttcaattaaaagaattgaGACTCAAGTTGGACAGATTGCAGGAACTGTAGGAAAGCTAGATCAGCAGAACACCAGGGACAAGTTGCCGAGCCATTCTGAACAGGCTCATGCTATTTCTATTCTTAGGAGTGGCAAAGTGGTTGATAACAAGGTAGAATATCCACAGGCTGATGAATCAAGTTCTCAAGAGGCAGAATCAAGCAAGTCGGGAGAAAAGAAGGAGGATGCAAAGgaagaagaggagaagaaggatAATGGGCTTCACAAAGCTGCTAATCCTTACACACCACCTATACCTTTTCCGAGCCGACTAAGAAATGCAAAGCAAGATCAACAGTTTAATGACTTTTACAAGCTGCTATCAAAAGTGAATGTGAATCTGCCTCTACTGGATATGATTCGGAATGTTCCGGCGTATGTAAAGTTCTTCAAAGAACTAGCATCGAAGAAAAGGAAATTCGCCGATGATGAGAAGATTGTGGTGTCTGAAGTGGCAAGTGCAATATTGCAGCAACAACTTCCACCAAAGCAGCGAGATCCAGGAAGCTTTGTTATCAAAATTGCTTTGGGGAACGGGAAAGAGGCGTCAGGTATGTTGGATTTGGGAGCAGGTATTAATCTAATGCCATTTTCTATATTTGAGCAACTTGAATTAGGGGATCTTAAACCTACTCGTTTGTGCTTGCAATTAGCTGATAGGTCTGTTCGTTATCCTAAAGGGATTGTCGAAGATATATTAGTTAAAGTTGGTGGTTTAATTATTCCCGTTGATTTTGTTGTCTTGGATGTGGGGGATGTGAGAGAGAATGGAAAAGAGCATACCTTGTTGTTAGGTAGGCCGTTTATGGCAACAACCAACACGTTAATTGATGTTAAGAATGGAACTTTATAA